In the genome of Halobacterium noricense, one region contains:
- a CDS encoding thioredoxin domain-containing protein — MSDPTARNRLDETASPYLRQHADNPVNWQPWDEAAFEAARERDVPIFLSIGYSACHWCHVMEEESFSDPEVAEVLNEHFVPIKVDREERPDVDSLYMTVCQAVRGGGGWPLSAFLTPEKEPFYVGTYFPKEAKRNQPGFLPLTKRVAREWEQNREELEERADQWMSTARGELESLPDPVDVSDESPLLDAADELARAADRDHGGFGRAPKFPQAGRVSALLRAHHWKPAADTRYGDAAQHALDAMADGGLFDHLGGGFHRYCTDADWTVPHFEKMLYDQAALAELYVDGYRLFGDERYAEVVDETLEFVDRELGHPDGGFYATLDARSAPPENPEGVRGEAAGSSGRDERTEERPDGDHEEGAFYVWTPAEVEAAVSEYADVAPVDESDDFLTDVFCARYGVDVAGNFEDGRTVLTVSATLSELAEDFERSADEVAGALDAAEKRLRVARENRPRPARDEKVLAGWNGLMARAYAEAGLTLDTEYAERAADAIEYVRETLWDGDRLSRRVIDEDVAGVGYAEDYAYLAAGALATYEATGDHAHLQFALDLADALLAECYDEETGALYETPESVEDVGVRSQDVADGPTPSPVGVAAETLFALDAFDPESGYGDAAGAMLERYGGRAETTPTSHATLALAADTHAHGLLEVTVAADVLPDEWRETIGESYLPHRLLTVRPPTESALEARLDDLELAAAPPVWAQRGAVDGNPAAYVCRRACSPPVTTTEEIAEWLAEFRA; from the coding sequence ATGTCCGACCCCACCGCGCGGAACCGGCTCGACGAGACGGCGAGCCCGTACCTCCGCCAGCACGCCGACAACCCCGTGAATTGGCAGCCGTGGGACGAAGCGGCGTTCGAGGCCGCCCGCGAGCGCGACGTCCCCATCTTCCTCTCTATCGGCTACTCGGCCTGTCACTGGTGTCACGTCATGGAGGAGGAGTCCTTTTCCGACCCGGAGGTCGCCGAAGTACTGAACGAGCACTTCGTCCCAATCAAGGTCGACCGCGAGGAGCGACCTGACGTCGACTCGCTGTACATGACCGTCTGTCAGGCCGTCCGCGGTGGCGGCGGCTGGCCGTTGTCGGCGTTCCTCACACCCGAGAAGGAGCCGTTCTACGTCGGGACGTACTTCCCGAAGGAGGCCAAGCGCAACCAGCCCGGCTTCCTCCCGCTGACGAAGCGCGTCGCGCGAGAGTGGGAACAGAACCGCGAAGAACTCGAAGAGCGCGCCGACCAGTGGATGAGCACCGCCCGGGGCGAACTGGAGTCGCTGCCCGACCCCGTCGACGTCAGCGACGAGAGCCCGCTGTTGGACGCCGCCGACGAACTCGCGCGCGCCGCCGACCGCGACCACGGCGGCTTCGGGCGCGCGCCGAAGTTCCCGCAGGCCGGTCGGGTGAGCGCGCTCTTACGCGCTCACCACTGGAAGCCAGCAGCCGACACTCGGTACGGCGACGCCGCCCAACACGCGCTCGACGCGATGGCCGACGGCGGCCTCTTCGACCACCTCGGCGGTGGCTTCCACCGCTACTGCACGGACGCCGATTGGACGGTGCCGCACTTCGAGAAGATGCTGTACGACCAGGCCGCGCTCGCCGAGTTGTACGTCGACGGCTACCGGCTGTTCGGTGACGAACGCTACGCGGAGGTCGTCGACGAAACCCTGGAATTCGTCGACCGCGAACTCGGCCACCCCGACGGCGGGTTCTACGCGACGCTCGACGCCCGTAGCGCGCCGCCGGAGAACCCCGAGGGCGTCCGCGGCGAAGCCGCGGGCTCGTCCGGTCGTGACGAACGTACTGAGGAACGACCGGACGGCGACCACGAGGAGGGCGCGTTCTACGTGTGGACGCCCGCGGAAGTCGAAGCAGCGGTCAGCGAATACGCCGACGTTGCACCCGTCGACGAATCCGACGACTTCCTCACTGACGTCTTCTGTGCGCGCTACGGTGTGGACGTCGCGGGGAACTTCGAGGACGGGCGGACGGTGCTCACGGTGTCTGCAACGCTGTCCGAGCTCGCGGAGGACTTCGAACGCTCCGCGGACGAGGTTGCAGGCGCGCTCGACGCTGCAGAAAAGCGTCTCCGGGTCGCACGCGAGAACCGCCCGCGACCCGCGCGCGACGAGAAGGTGCTGGCGGGCTGGAACGGCCTGATGGCGCGAGCGTACGCGGAAGCCGGCCTCACGCTCGACACCGAATACGCCGAGCGCGCCGCCGACGCAATCGAGTACGTTCGGGAGACGCTGTGGGATGGCGATAGGCTCTCGCGGCGCGTGATAGACGAGGACGTCGCAGGCGTGGGATACGCCGAGGACTACGCGTACCTCGCTGCAGGCGCGCTCGCGACCTACGAGGCGACCGGCGACCACGCCCACCTCCAGTTCGCACTCGACCTCGCGGACGCCCTCCTCGCGGAGTGCTACGACGAGGAGACCGGCGCACTCTACGAGACACCCGAATCCGTCGAGGACGTGGGTGTGCGCTCGCAGGACGTGGCTGACGGTCCGACGCCGTCGCCGGTCGGCGTGGCCGCGGAAACGCTGTTCGCGCTGGACGCGTTCGACCCCGAGTCGGGCTACGGCGACGCCGCGGGCGCGATGCTCGAACGGTACGGCGGCCGAGCCGAGACCACGCCAACGAGCCACGCGACGCTCGCGCTCGCCGCCGACACGCACGCACACGGCCTGCTGGAGGTCACGGTCGCTGCCGACGTGCTCCCCGACGAGTGGCGCGAGACAATCGGGGAGTCCTACCTTCCGCACCGCCTGCTGACCGTTCGGCCGCCTACCGAATCCGCGCTAGAAGCGCGGCTGGACGACCTCGAACTGGCGGCCGCGCCGCCAGTTTGGGCGCAGCGCGGCGCTGTCGACGGCAATCCCGCGGCGTACGTCTGCCGGCGCGCGTGCTCGCCGCCCGTGACGACGACCGAAGAAATCGCGGAGTGGCTCGCGGAGTTCCGCGCCTAA
- a CDS encoding thioredoxin family protein produces MRLSTMEPNPAWDADSYPEVVAAFENLDDDVTVRVWGADWCGDCRSQLPDFAAALDAAGVENVEQYPVERDDGEKHGPKVEEYGIELIPTIIIERDGEELARFVEEERVSPAVYLADQL; encoded by the coding sequence ATGAGATTGAGCACGATGGAGCCGAACCCGGCGTGGGACGCGGACTCCTACCCGGAGGTCGTGGCAGCGTTCGAGAACCTCGACGACGACGTGACGGTTCGCGTCTGGGGCGCGGACTGGTGCGGTGACTGCCGCAGCCAGCTCCCGGACTTCGCGGCCGCGTTGGATGCCGCGGGCGTCGAGAACGTCGAACAGTACCCCGTCGAACGCGACGATGGTGAGAAGCACGGGCCGAAAGTCGAGGAGTACGGCATCGAACTCATCCCGACTATCATCATCGAGCGCGACGGGGAGGAGCTCGCGCGCTTCGTCGAGGAGGAGCGCGTCTCGCCGGCGGTCTACCTCGCGGACCAGCTTTAG
- a CDS encoding PLP-dependent cysteine synthase family protein, which translates to MKDSILEAIGSPLVRVPAPEGATIAAKLEAFNPGGSAKDRPAREMVLAAEREGHVSPGDRLVEATSGNTGIGLAVVAAARGYDLTIVMPASMSEERRRLLRAYGADLELVEGDMETANAHADRIAAKDGGFRVSQFENPANPRAHYRTTAEEIIEQVEGREIDAFVAGVGTGGTITGTATRLKEEYPDMDVVAVEPEENAVLASGESGDDNFQGMGPGFVSDLLDVDLVDSVEPVAVEDAEATARELAREQGILVGQSSGAAYVAAERVAERIAEPGLNCPETAFDASDLADAGLDEDALADGGTPEYDDCPLVVTVFPDSGERYLSAGVFDT; encoded by the coding sequence ATGAAGGACAGCATCCTCGAGGCCATCGGGTCGCCGCTCGTCCGCGTCCCCGCTCCCGAGGGCGCGACCATCGCGGCGAAGCTCGAGGCGTTCAACCCCGGTGGGTCGGCGAAGGACCGACCCGCGCGAGAGATGGTGCTGGCTGCCGAGCGCGAGGGACACGTCTCGCCCGGTGACCGCCTCGTGGAGGCCACCAGCGGGAACACGGGCATCGGACTCGCCGTCGTCGCCGCAGCGCGCGGCTACGACCTCACCATCGTGATGCCAGCGTCGATGTCCGAGGAGCGGCGGCGCCTCCTCCGCGCGTACGGCGCGGATCTCGAGCTCGTCGAAGGCGACATGGAGACCGCCAACGCGCACGCCGACCGCATCGCCGCCAAAGACGGTGGATTCCGCGTCTCCCAGTTCGAGAACCCCGCGAACCCGCGGGCGCACTACCGGACGACTGCCGAGGAAATCATCGAACAGGTAGAGGGCCGCGAAATCGACGCGTTCGTCGCCGGCGTCGGCACTGGCGGCACCATCACGGGCACCGCGACGCGCCTCAAAGAGGAGTACCCCGACATGGATGTCGTCGCGGTCGAACCCGAGGAGAACGCCGTGCTCGCGTCCGGGGAATCCGGCGACGACAACTTCCAGGGAATGGGCCCGGGGTTCGTCAGCGACCTCCTCGACGTCGACCTCGTCGACAGCGTCGAGCCCGTCGCCGTCGAAGACGCCGAAGCAACAGCGCGCGAACTCGCCCGAGAACAGGGCATCCTCGTCGGCCAGTCCAGCGGCGCCGCCTACGTCGCCGCCGAGCGCGTCGCCGAGCGCATCGCCGAACCCGGGCTGAACTGCCCTGAGACGGCGTTCGACGCCAGCGACCTCGCGGACGCCGGCCTCGACGAGGACGCGCTCGCCGACGGCGGGACGCCGGAGTACGACGACTGCCCGCTGGTCGTTACGGTGTTCCCGGACTCCGGCGAGCGCTACCTCTCGGCGGGCGTCTTCGACACCTAA
- a CDS encoding DUF5804 family protein, whose protein sequence is MTRVCIVGSDDADLRTDLFAYETARRALATYDIGSPYENTVAVDTVSLGAAVSLLNDLNWYLVRLAEEAFVLEPSVADDEWLSRDLAAEVRDGDVRAPETDARLKVYGVEDGRLVEPMYVTRVQGERPEYDLRDVEETVVVRVTENEFEA, encoded by the coding sequence GTGACGCGCGTCTGCATCGTCGGGAGCGACGACGCCGACCTCCGCACGGACCTGTTCGCGTACGAGACTGCGCGGCGGGCGTTGGCAACCTACGACATCGGGTCGCCGTACGAGAACACGGTCGCCGTCGACACCGTGAGCCTCGGCGCTGCGGTGTCGCTGTTGAACGACCTGAACTGGTATCTGGTCCGCCTCGCCGAGGAGGCGTTCGTCCTCGAACCGTCGGTCGCCGACGACGAGTGGCTCTCCCGCGACCTCGCCGCGGAAGTTCGGGACGGCGACGTGCGCGCGCCCGAGACGGACGCGCGGCTGAAGGTCTACGGCGTCGAGGACGGACGGCTCGTCGAGCCGATGTACGTCACGCGCGTACAGGGCGAGCGTCCCGAGTACGACCTCCGTGACGTCGAGGAGACCGTCGTCGTGCGCGTGACGGAAAACGAGTTCGAGGCGTAG
- a CDS encoding tRNA sulfurtransferase: protein MLPPGADAVVVRHGDVGVKSSSVQSDMERRLRENLEAILDDRDIPGEVEREWGRLLVRTPDPDAAADAAADTFGVVSASPALSVPPEMRSIRGALALTARECYDGGAYAVDARRVGDHEFSSHDVNREGGDAVWHAVEQDVRPEVDLDDPDVTFFVEVRQDEAFVFVEKRDGPGGMPLGSQKPLVALVSGGIDSPVAAWEAMKRGSPVVPLYLDLGPYGGPDHRARAEETARRLSAYAPNFDLQLRVAPAGDAVERLGDEVGRTRMLSYRRFMYRVAEQLAEQVGAVGIVTGESLGQKSSQTAANFAVVDRVTDLPVHRPLFALDKQEIIARARDIGTYRDSTLDVGCERLAPSQPLTSASMESVRKDEPDDLFEWAREAADRIEVSGGMPA, encoded by the coding sequence ATGTTACCGCCCGGTGCGGACGCCGTCGTCGTCAGGCACGGCGACGTCGGCGTGAAGTCGAGCTCGGTGCAGTCCGACATGGAGCGCCGGCTCCGCGAGAACCTCGAAGCCATCCTCGACGACCGCGACATCCCGGGCGAAGTCGAACGCGAGTGGGGACGACTGCTCGTTCGGACGCCCGACCCCGACGCCGCCGCGGACGCCGCTGCGGACACGTTCGGCGTCGTCTCGGCGAGCCCCGCGCTCTCGGTGCCGCCCGAGATGCGCTCGATTCGTGGCGCGCTCGCGCTGACCGCCCGCGAGTGCTACGACGGCGGCGCGTACGCCGTCGACGCCCGCCGCGTCGGCGACCACGAGTTCAGCAGCCACGACGTCAACCGCGAAGGCGGAGACGCCGTCTGGCACGCCGTCGAACAGGACGTCCGCCCGGAAGTCGACCTCGACGACCCCGACGTCACGTTCTTCGTGGAAGTCCGTCAGGACGAAGCGTTCGTCTTCGTGGAGAAACGCGACGGCCCCGGCGGGATGCCGCTTGGCAGCCAGAAGCCGCTGGTCGCGCTCGTCTCCGGCGGCATCGACTCGCCGGTCGCGGCGTGGGAAGCGATGAAGCGCGGGTCGCCGGTCGTGCCGCTGTACCTCGACCTCGGGCCGTACGGCGGCCCCGACCACCGTGCTCGCGCCGAGGAGACCGCGAGACGGCTGTCGGCGTACGCGCCGAACTTCGACCTCCAGTTGCGCGTCGCGCCCGCAGGGGACGCCGTCGAACGCCTCGGTGACGAGGTCGGGCGCACGCGCATGCTCTCCTACCGCCGGTTCATGTACCGGGTTGCCGAACAGCTCGCCGAGCAGGTCGGCGCAGTCGGCATCGTCACCGGCGAATCGCTGGGCCAGAAGTCCAGTCAGACCGCCGCGAACTTCGCAGTCGTCGACCGCGTTACCGACCTCCCGGTCCACCGGCCGCTGTTCGCGCTCGATAAACAGGAGATAATCGCTCGCGCCCGCGACATCGGTACGTACCGAGACTCCACGCTCGATGTCGGCTGCGAGCGGCTCGCGCCGAGCCAGCCGCTGACCTCCGCGTCGATGGAGAGCGTTCGCAAAGACGAACCCGACGACCTCTTCGAGTGGGCGCGTGAAGCCGCCGACCGCATCGAAGTCTCCGGAGGGATGCCGGCGTGA
- the surE gene encoding 5'/3'-nucleotidase SurE encodes MTESLSVLLTNDDGIDAPGIHALRDRLADDHDVTVVAPAAEQSGTGQTRTFETLDYEDREDGYAVHGTPADCVAVAVAALDFTPDVVVSGCNDGPNLGAHILARSGTVGAAMEASFLGLPAIAVSMYDWEFDPTGDWEPTYDQFHTAADAIADILPDFVVGDVLPTADYLSVNAPATEYADNPIKRITRPTEEYELQAEFTEAGINVEDRFWHQFLDRDIPDPAGTDRHACVDNEISVTPLTVPHSVADGATPGGLL; translated from the coding sequence ATGACCGAGTCGCTGTCCGTGCTCCTCACCAACGACGACGGCATCGACGCCCCCGGCATCCACGCGCTCCGCGACCGCCTCGCCGACGACCACGACGTCACCGTCGTCGCGCCCGCCGCCGAACAGTCCGGCACGGGCCAGACCCGGACGTTCGAGACGCTCGACTACGAGGACCGCGAGGACGGCTACGCCGTCCACGGCACCCCCGCCGACTGCGTCGCTGTCGCCGTCGCCGCGCTCGACTTCACGCCCGACGTCGTCGTCTCCGGCTGTAACGACGGTCCGAACCTCGGTGCGCACATCCTCGCACGCTCGGGCACCGTCGGCGCCGCCATGGAAGCCTCTTTCCTCGGCCTCCCCGCTATCGCCGTCTCCATGTACGACTGGGAGTTCGACCCCACTGGCGACTGGGAACCCACCTACGACCAGTTCCACACCGCCGCCGACGCCATCGCCGACATCCTCCCCGACTTCGTCGTCGGTGACGTCCTCCCCACCGCCGACTACCTCTCCGTGAACGCCCCCGCCACCGAGTACGCCGACAACCCTATCAAGCGCATCACCCGTCCCACCGAAGAGTACGAACTCCAGGCCGAATTCACGGAAGCCGGAATCAACGTCGAAGACCGCTTCTGGCACCAGTTCCTCGACCGCGACATCCCCGACCCCGCCGGCACCGACCGCCACGCCTGCGTCGACAACGAGATTAGTGTCACCCCGCTCACCGTCCCCCACTCCGTCGCCGACGGCGCGACGCCCGGTGGGCTGCTCTAA